The following are encoded in a window of Flavobacterium cupriresistens genomic DNA:
- a CDS encoding 2TM domain-containing protein, translated as MELNFNEEDRYFSAKKKVEKIKGFYGNLASFLGVNIVLLVINLLTSPEYLWFYWPLMWWGLGVVFHGLKVFDVLPVLGKDWEEKKIKELMEKEKNNNKEKWQ; from the coding sequence ATGGAACTAAATTTTAATGAAGAGGATCGATATTTTTCCGCTAAAAAGAAAGTAGAAAAAATCAAAGGGTTTTACGGTAATCTGGCATCTTTTTTAGGTGTAAATATAGTTTTACTGGTTATAAATTTATTGACATCACCGGAGTATTTATGGTTCTATTGGCCCTTAATGTGGTGGGGTTTAGGAGTTGTTTTTCATGGACTGAAGGTTTTTGATGTGCTTCCGGTTTTAGGAAAAGACTGGGAAGAAAAGAAAATTAAAGAACTCATGGAGAAAGAAAAAAATAATAATAAAGAAAAGTGGCAATAA
- a CDS encoding 2TM domain-containing protein, which yields METNFNKNIEEYELQKMASKKVVKLRSFYRHLIIYVIGVLIFVSKEYFGAPLNFFPIKHLNLLIMGVWTVFLVVTAIDLFASYKIFGEEWEERKVKSILEKKSKTQKWE from the coding sequence ATGGAAACAAATTTTAATAAGAACATTGAAGAGTATGAACTCCAAAAAATGGCAAGTAAAAAAGTAGTGAAGCTAAGATCGTTTTACAGGCATCTGATTATCTATGTTATTGGCGTACTTATTTTTGTTTCAAAAGAGTATTTCGGAGCGCCTCTAAATTTCTTTCCGATAAAGCATCTCAATTTGCTTATAATGGGAGTGTGGACGGTCTTTTTAGTAGTGACGGCAATTGATTTGTTTGCTTCTTATAAAATATTTGGAGAGGAGTGGGAAGAGCGTAAAGTAAAAAGCATCTTAGAGAAAAAGTCAAAAACGCAAAAATGGGAGTAA
- a CDS encoding 2TM domain-containing protein, with protein sequence MKDHKNPFANLKSGTIICLKISMVITILFSIFLGSEFNLKNVALTFLVSCAYSFGLGFGNGFLNVLLDKKWDWLEQTNLRVYYGILCTVLYTVPAVLGINYVIFVYVHDMSPEQFLSERMIWTHLFYIILSLGISTFMQARSFMVKWKQASKFEVTQQKIIAGTASAKFESLKNQIDPHFLFNSLNVLSSLIEENPDNAQRFTTSLSKIYRYVLEQKDKELVSVEDELSFAKTYMNLLKMRFENSLFYEMPTTDINPDAKVVPLSLQLLLENTVKHNVVSEQKPLHIRIFIDGDYLAIQNDFQKKEVLQDRQGVGLQNIVNRYAIVSNRKVVIEQNEQNFTVKIPILTKQVTVMEKSSDYNDETKAYFRAKKRVQELKGFYGNVISYCCVIPFLIFINLRFSPGFQWFWFSALGWGFGVVMHAFKVFGYSSDWEERKIREILEREGNKKNWK encoded by the coding sequence ATGAAAGACCATAAAAATCCATTTGCCAATTTGAAAAGCGGAACAATCATTTGTTTAAAGATTTCTATGGTCATTACAATACTGTTTTCCATTTTTTTGGGATCTGAATTTAATCTGAAAAATGTAGCGCTGACGTTCTTAGTGAGTTGTGCTTATTCTTTTGGACTTGGCTTTGGTAACGGGTTCCTCAATGTTCTTTTAGATAAAAAATGGGATTGGCTCGAACAAACCAATTTGAGAGTGTATTATGGAATTCTGTGTACGGTTCTCTATACTGTTCCGGCAGTTTTAGGAATCAATTATGTCATTTTTGTATATGTGCATGATATGTCTCCAGAACAATTTCTAAGCGAAAGAATGATTTGGACACACCTTTTTTACATTATTTTGTCATTAGGGATTTCAACCTTTATGCAGGCCAGAAGCTTCATGGTAAAATGGAAACAGGCTTCTAAATTTGAGGTAACCCAACAAAAGATTATTGCCGGAACTGCCAGTGCTAAATTCGAAAGTTTAAAAAATCAAATCGATCCGCATTTTTTGTTTAACAGCCTAAACGTTCTGAGTTCTTTGATTGAAGAAAATCCTGATAATGCGCAGCGTTTTACCACTTCCTTGTCTAAAATTTATCGCTATGTTCTGGAGCAAAAAGATAAAGAGTTGGTGTCGGTTGAAGATGAATTGTCATTTGCCAAAACGTATATGAATTTGTTGAAGATGCGTTTCGAGAATAGTTTGTTTTACGAAATGCCAACAACAGATATAAATCCTGATGCAAAAGTGGTTCCGTTGTCTTTACAGCTTTTGCTTGAAAATACCGTAAAACACAATGTAGTAAGTGAGCAGAAACCGCTTCATATCAGAATTTTTATTGATGGAGACTATCTCGCGATCCAAAATGATTTTCAGAAAAAAGAAGTTTTGCAAGATCGCCAGGGAGTTGGTTTGCAGAATATTGTAAATCGCTACGCAATCGTATCCAACAGAAAAGTAGTGATCGAACAAAATGAACAAAATTTTACAGTTAAAATACCAATTTTAACAAAACAAGTTACAGTTATGGAAAAAAGTTCAGATTATAATGATGAAACTAAAGCCTATTTCAGAGCTAAGAAAAGAGTGCAGGAATTAAAAGGATTCTATGGTAATGTAATTTCTTATTGTTGTGTAATTCCTTTTTTAATTTTTATAAACTTAAGATTTTCTCCCGGATTTCAATGGTTTTGGTTTTCGGCTTTAGGCTGGGGATTTGGAGTTGTAATGCATGCTTTTAAAGTGTTTGGTTACAGTTCAGATTGGGAAGAAAGAAAAATCAGAGAGATTTTGGAAAGAGAGGGTAATAAGAAAAATTGGAAGTAA
- a CDS encoding 2TM domain-containing protein produces MRHYKRDTREDYFEQFGDDENFDAAYKKMRRIKGFYSHLRIYVIVNIIIIITNLNRDWFGRGADLYESGLLDWHTYSTALFWGIGLFFHALSVFGENLFFGQEWQEKKIQKYMDKERSKLKK; encoded by the coding sequence ATGAGACACTATAAAAGAGATACACGAGAAGATTATTTTGAGCAATTTGGTGATGATGAGAATTTTGATGCAGCATACAAAAAAATGCGCAGAATCAAAGGGTTTTACTCGCATTTGAGGATTTATGTTATTGTAAATATAATCATAATAATAACCAACTTAAATCGGGATTGGTTCGGGAGAGGGGCAGATCTTTATGAGAGTGGATTGTTAGACTGGCATACCTATTCGACAGCGCTTTTTTGGGGGATTGGTTTGTTTTTTCATGCATTATCTGTTTTTGGAGAGAATTTGTTTTTTGGTCAGGAGTGGCAAGAAAAGAAAATTCAAAAATATATGGACAAGGAGCGATCTAAACTCAAAAAATAG
- a CDS encoding 2TM domain-containing protein has product MERIYTEEEKRYQQAQKRVTELRKFYKHLGEFVIANAILAVINLMTSPGYLWFLWCLFGWGIAIAMDAAKVFNVFPFFTKEWEEQKVKEILEKEAKKETKK; this is encoded by the coding sequence ATGGAAAGAATTTATACAGAAGAAGAAAAGCGTTATCAGCAAGCTCAAAAAAGAGTAACAGAGCTTAGAAAATTTTACAAACATCTTGGAGAATTTGTGATTGCAAATGCCATTTTAGCAGTCATAAATCTGATGACTTCACCGGGATATTTATGGTTTTTATGGTGTCTGTTTGGCTGGGGAATTGCCATAGCAATGGATGCTGCGAAGGTTTTTAATGTTTTTCCTTTTTTTACTAAGGAATGGGAAGAACAAAAGGTAAAAGAAATTTTAGAAAAAGAAGCTAAGAAGGAAACTAAGAAATAG